The genomic stretch ACTTCTTCAGGTTGAAGTCTTTCGGTAGAAACACCATCAACAGCAACAATGACATCACCAGCCCGAATGCCTACCTGCTCAGCCGGACCTCCTTCCGCAGGTGCAATCACCACGACTTCGCCGTCCCGATATCCAGCTTCAATACCAATGCCAGCATAATTTCCCCGTGACATAATCTCAGCCTGCTCATTCTGAGATTCATTGAACATGACCGTGTAAGGATCAAGAGTCTCTAGCATCGCGTCGAGACCGTTTCGCATTAATACCTCGGGATCTACTTCATCCACATATTCGAGCGCAACGTTTTCATATGCCTTGCTAAAAATGCTGAAGTTCTTTTTTATCAGGAAATAGATATCCGACTGTTGTGCAGCAATGCCAACCGAAGCCAGCACAATCAGTGCAGTCGCAAAACCTGCTTTATATTTCCCTTTCCTCGTCATGCTTAATTAGTTGGCAGAAATTCTAAGTGTCTGACCTACATAAATGCGGTTTCCGGAAATGTTATTCAGACTTCTCAATTGACTTAATCCTACGCCAAAACTTTCAGCAATTTCACTCAGTGTATCATTCTGTTTAACGGTGTAGGTAGTATAATTGTCACTATCTGTAGAGGTTGCTGAAGCAATAAATATGTCCTCGCCGCGTCTTTGCTTACGTTCAATGGCTTGCTTTTCTGCATAGCTCATTTCATTAACTTTTTCATAGTGATTCTTACGGCTATTTGGGACATGAATAGTGAGTGATTGCCCAACACGGATGGTATTTCCGATTCCATTCCATGTACGAATATTCCATGCCCTGACATCATACCATTCAGCGATATGTCCAACGGTATCACCTGTCTTCACTTTGTAAGTAACGGCAGTAGAATTTGCTGGAGCACTGACCTGAGAAGAAGATGTTCTTCTGGTAGTTACGCTTCGTTGCTGATTTGTGGGTTTGTTAGCTGAAATTTGTGTAGCACTTCCCTGAGGCAGCGGAACAACGATTTTCTGTCCTGGATAAATAGTGCTCGATAAATTCTCATTGGAACCATATAAACCTGCTACAGTAGTTCCATATTTCCGTGCGATAATACCCAAAGATTCCCCTCTTTGAACCGTGTGCATAGTAATATTCTGACTGCGGCTTTCTTTTGGAATCTCCTTGTAATTAGCCAAAAACTCTTCCTGATCTGTATCCACAGGAATTTTTAGAGGATACTTACCGCCCGGAGGTGTAGCCCATCGCAGTAATTCAGGGTTATATTCTTTCAATTCTTCGGTAGTGATTCCAGCTGCAGCAGCTAAATCAGCCAGTTCCATCAAACCGTCCACTTCCACTACTTTATAGGAATAAGGCTCTCCGGGATAAGACTTCTGGAAACCAAACTCTTCCGGATTCATCCCAATAAGTGTCGTAGCTATAAATCCTGGTACATAACCACGGGTTTCTCTTGGGAGATACGGATATGCAGCCCAGTAATCTTCCACTCCACCTGCTCTGTTTATGGCTCGTTTCAGGCCCCGTGGACTGATGTTGTAATTTGCCATGGCCAGGTGCCAGTCACCCCAAATGTTGTACAGATCTCTTAGATGGCGTGCAGCTGCACGAGTAGCTTTTTCAGGGTCACGGCGTTCGTCAATCCACCAGTTTGCCTCCAACCCATAAACGGAGCCGGTTGCACGGATAAACTGCCACATTCCAACTGCTGCGGCCCAACTTCTAGCACTTGGGTTCAAGCCACTTTCAATAAATGCGAGATAGGTAAGTTCTTCTGGTACACCTTCTTCTCTGAAAATTTTGCGCATCATTGGCTGATATTTAACCGC from Gracilimonas sp. encodes the following:
- a CDS encoding LysM peptidoglycan-binding domain-containing protein produces the protein MLKKLRKTAIAITCCMFIAPGISAQDTTATLDLKDMPLRLLDYKSPMQGIEDGDGVIQQPAMQELDNFQKDIMSRISDIYRIHIKAMEAQVSNDPLEAEAQINDAVAATQGLLDDYPEIRGDRRFTELYRSVISEYRQFYGITEVGNEPEGEIFAIQEELFSEDDSWMKEDYDFPDDLPLNKTDVPLIQNDKVNRHLVYYTLRRPEVMETWLQRAVKYQPMMRKIFREEGVPEELTYLAFIESGLNPSARSWAAAVGMWQFIRATGSVYGLEANWWIDERRDPEKATRAAARHLRDLYNIWGDWHLAMANYNISPRGLKRAINRAGGVEDYWAAYPYLPRETRGYVPGFIATTLIGMNPEEFGFQKSYPGEPYSYKVVEVDGLMELADLAAAAGITTEELKEYNPELLRWATPPGGKYPLKIPVDTDQEEFLANYKEIPKESRSQNITMHTVQRGESLGIIARKYGTTVAGLYGSNENLSSTIYPGQKIVVPLPQGSATQISANKPTNQQRSVTTRRTSSSQVSAPANSTAVTYKVKTGDTVGHIAEWYDVRAWNIRTWNGIGNTIRVGQSLTIHVPNSRKNHYEKVNEMSYAEKQAIERKQRRGEDIFIASATSTDSDNYTTYTVKQNDTLSEIAESFGVGLSQLRSLNNISGNRIYVGQTLRISAN